One Fibrobacter sp. UWR2 DNA segment encodes these proteins:
- a CDS encoding co-chaperone GroES family protein — MMDSLKNVVVIGDRILIKPLEASNRTGSGLYLPPSVKDHDAVHTGLVMRVGPGYPVPVARDPDSIFTGENNDQVNYVPLQVREGDEALYLQASGTEIEINGEKYVIVGQNAILLVLRNEIPDSIDAI; from the coding sequence ATGATGGATTCTTTGAAAAATGTTGTTGTAATTGGCGACCGTATCTTGATTAAACCCCTCGAAGCGTCGAACCGCACGGGTAGCGGGCTCTACCTGCCCCCGAGCGTGAAGGACCACGACGCGGTGCATACGGGCCTCGTGATGCGCGTGGGCCCGGGTTACCCTGTACCCGTGGCGCGTGACCCGGATTCCATCTTTACCGGCGAGAACAACGACCAGGTGAATTACGTGCCCTTGCAGGTGCGCGAGGGCGACGAGGCGCTCTACCTGCAGGCGAGCGGCACCGAGATAGAAATCAACGGCGAGAAGTACGTGATTGTCGGGCAGAACGCCATTCTGCTCGTGCTCAGGAACGAGATTCCTGATAGTATCGACGCTATCTAG
- a CDS encoding tetraacyldisaccharide 4'-kinase, whose protein sequence is MLLRFLLLVLAGIYYIVFKFHHRICLREGQPLSHAQLIVVGSYLAGGAGKTPFVAWLAQFISSNSRQVPHIAILCHCKAPDEATMLRQKFAGVSQVRVIATSNRYKTAHEIDRDYDYIICDDGFEDTRLTGATTIRLDWGEPPAGIADLLPAGKCRSLPADHDEPALALRCGADIRFEIERIVNGSGASFNPEQHPDAAIACGIGESNRFVRDLEANGIHSQDIIRRPDHDGNFEQTINNLLARGKPVIITEKDAARLHRDIRNNPDVYVAYQQVMVPETAKATIAGLLGL, encoded by the coding sequence ATGCTACTCCGTTTCCTGCTCCTCGTCCTTGCCGGCATATACTACATCGTATTCAAGTTCCATCACCGCATTTGTCTGCGCGAAGGCCAGCCGCTTTCGCACGCGCAGCTTATCGTAGTCGGGAGCTACCTCGCAGGGGGCGCAGGCAAGACACCGTTTGTCGCATGGCTCGCGCAGTTTATCAGTTCGAATTCCAGGCAAGTTCCGCACATCGCCATCCTGTGCCATTGCAAGGCGCCGGACGAAGCAACAATGCTCCGGCAAAAGTTTGCGGGCGTGTCGCAGGTGCGCGTAATCGCGACCTCCAACCGTTACAAGACCGCGCACGAAATCGACCGCGATTACGACTACATCATCTGTGACGACGGATTCGAGGACACGCGACTCACGGGCGCCACGACCATCAGGCTCGACTGGGGCGAACCGCCCGCTGGTATAGCCGACCTGCTGCCCGCCGGCAAGTGCAGGAGCCTGCCCGCCGACCACGATGAACCCGCACTCGCCCTCAGATGCGGCGCGGACATCCGCTTCGAAATCGAGCGCATCGTAAACGGAAGTGGAGCCTCCTTCAATCCGGAACAGCACCCAGACGCGGCTATCGCCTGTGGCATCGGAGAGAGCAACCGCTTCGTGCGGGACCTCGAGGCCAACGGAATACATTCACAAGATATCATCCGTCGCCCCGACCACGACGGGAATTTTGAACAAACTATCAACAACCTTCTCGCCCGAGGGAAACCCGTCATCATCACAGAAAAGGATGCCGCGCGCCTCCACCGCGATATACGGAACAATCCCGACGTTTACGTGGCATACCAGCAGGTAATGGTTCCAGAAACCGCGAAGGCGACTATCGCCGGACTGCTCGGGCTCTAG